In Deinococcus puniceus, one genomic interval encodes:
- a CDS encoding S-layer homology domain-containing protein, giving the protein MRNTFILSSLLALGLGMASAQTDTAAPATPAAPATATPATTAAPAQVVQFTDVPAGHWAKDAVDLIVQRGLIQGFPDGTFRGNESLTRYQAALVFYRLLQSGQLSNSSLSATDLATITAGMQEVSTELAAISTRVTDLEALTTEQQARITALEGRIDALGTPAANAAGADTTALTARIDALEAAIRNIPAGPAGPAGATGPAGPAGAAADTAALAARIAALEARATTTGSTTGTVTTTPSTTTPATPPTTVVIGNTDTVVDAVRSTNLYAGVSVGAQNTQGNDPCYLLNSSGRAVNFCLSGGAMVGANNVIGPVGVRLAAEYVPGKNGFNADINATYSLNNGSNITPYVGAGLGLTSSRTRANANASASDIYANALAGVDFRVTDSITAFVEADGRYYLSNKGAGTGLAGTAATDRGFGGTIKTGLKFFF; this is encoded by the coding sequence ATGCGTAACACCTTCATTTTGTCTTCCCTGCTCGCTCTCGGCCTCGGCATGGCCAGCGCCCAGACCGATACCGCCGCACCTGCAACCCCCGCAGCCCCTGCAACCGCCACCCCCGCGACCACCGCTGCTCCTGCACAGGTCGTGCAGTTTACCGATGTCCCCGCAGGCCACTGGGCCAAAGACGCCGTTGACCTGATCGTGCAGCGCGGCCTGATTCAGGGCTTCCCCGACGGCACCTTCCGTGGCAACGAGAGCCTGACCCGTTACCAAGCCGCACTCGTGTTCTACCGCCTGCTGCAAAGCGGCCAGCTCAGCAACTCCAGCCTGAGCGCCACCGACCTCGCCACCATTACGGCTGGCATGCAGGAAGTCAGCACCGAGCTGGCCGCCATCAGCACCCGCGTAACCGATCTGGAAGCGTTGACCACCGAACAGCAGGCCCGCATCACGGCGCTGGAAGGCCGCATCGACGCGCTGGGTACGCCCGCCGCCAACGCTGCTGGCGCAGACACCACCGCGCTGACTGCCCGCATCGACGCGCTGGAAGCTGCCATCCGTAACATTCCTGCTGGCCCCGCTGGCCCTGCTGGCGCAACCGGCCCTGCTGGCCCCGCTGGAGCCGCCGCCGACACCGCCGCTCTGGCCGCCCGTATCGCTGCCCTCGAAGCACGCGCCACCACGACGGGCAGCACCACCGGCACCGTGACCACCACGCCCAGTACTACCACCCCAGCGACGCCCCCCACCACTGTGGTCATCGGCAACACCGATACCGTCGTGGACGCCGTTCGCAGCACCAACCTGTACGCTGGCGTCAGCGTCGGCGCTCAGAACACCCAGGGCAATGACCCCTGCTACCTCCTGAACTCCAGTGGCCGCGCCGTCAACTTCTGCCTTTCCGGTGGTGCGATGGTCGGTGCCAACAACGTGATCGGCCCCGTCGGTGTGCGCCTCGCCGCCGAGTACGTCCCCGGCAAGAACGGCTTCAACGCCGACATCAATGCCACCTACAGCCTGAACAACGGCAGCAACATCACGCCTTACGTCGGCGCAGGCTTGGGCCTCACCAGCAGCCGCACCCGTGCAAACGCCAACGCGAGCGCCAGCGACATCTACGCCAACGCTCTGGCCGGTGTGGACTTCCGCGTCACCGACAGCATCACCGCCTTCGTCGAAGCCGATGGCCGCTACTACCTCAGCAACAAGGGCGCAGGCACGGGCCTCGCTGGCACCGCCGCTACAGATCGTGGCTTCGGCGGCACCATCAAGACCGGCCTGAAGTTCTTCTTCTAA
- a CDS encoding phosphoribosyltransferase family protein, giving the protein MKTHHVQVGTVSRELPIVEVAPGVSVALFNMLGDTEVTEAAGRALAALIPADVDILVTPEVKALSLAHVISRESGKPYIVIRKTQKPYMVDPVVREVVSITTGKPQTLVLDGFDVEKIRGRKVAIVDDVVSSGGTLHSISQIIQEVGGEVAAVIAVFTEGQERPEVTALGHLPLFT; this is encoded by the coding sequence GTGAAAACCCATCATGTTCAGGTCGGCACCGTTTCGCGGGAGTTGCCTATCGTCGAAGTCGCGCCCGGCGTCAGCGTGGCGCTGTTCAATATGCTTGGCGACACCGAAGTCACCGAGGCGGCAGGGAGAGCGCTAGCCGCACTGATTCCCGCAGACGTGGATATTCTGGTCACGCCGGAAGTCAAGGCGCTGTCGCTGGCGCACGTGATCAGCCGCGAGTCGGGCAAGCCGTACATCGTGATTCGCAAAACCCAGAAGCCGTACATGGTTGACCCAGTGGTACGCGAAGTGGTCAGCATCACCACAGGCAAGCCGCAAACGCTGGTGCTGGACGGCTTCGACGTGGAAAAAATCCGGGGCCGCAAAGTTGCCATCGTAGACGATGTGGTCAGCAGCGGCGGTACGCTGCACTCCATCTCGCAGATTATTCAGGAAGTGGGCGGCGAGGTGGCCGCCGTGATCGCCGTGTTCACCGAGGGGCAGGAGCGCCCCGAAGTGACGGCGCTGGGGCATCTGCCACTCTTCACCTGA
- a CDS encoding phosphoribosyltransferase family protein, with product MRVEQLNVTVGAVSRDLPTVRVGSTGRVPLVEFIGDPEFTNAVAAEMVALIPAGTDMLLSVVTNALPLVHELSDRSGIPYVVVRKKRRTYMQDPLIVDVPSMTMGVSETLWLDGPHAARLKGKRVTIVQDVIASGGTAQALARLTERAGGTVNGFLAAFKQGETTVPLHFLQELPKRI from the coding sequence GTGCGGGTGGAACAACTAAACGTAACTGTCGGGGCCGTTTCCCGTGACCTGCCTACCGTGCGCGTGGGAAGCACCGGGCGCGTGCCACTCGTAGAATTTATTGGCGACCCGGAATTTACCAACGCGGTGGCCGCCGAAATGGTGGCGCTGATTCCCGCCGGAACAGACATGCTGCTGTCGGTGGTCACCAACGCCCTGCCACTGGTACACGAGCTGAGTGACCGCAGCGGCATTCCGTATGTGGTGGTACGTAAAAAGCGCCGCACCTATATGCAAGACCCACTGATCGTAGATGTTCCGAGCATGACCATGGGCGTGTCGGAAACGCTGTGGCTGGACGGCCCGCACGCCGCACGCCTGAAGGGCAAGCGCGTCACGATTGTGCAGGACGTGATCGCCAGTGGCGGCACTGCTCAAGCGTTGGCGCGGCTGACGGAGCGGGCGGGCGGCACGGTCAACGGCTTCTTGGCGGCCTTCAAACAGGGGGAGACGACTGTGCCGCTCCACTTTTTGCAGGAGTTGCCGAAGAGGATTTGA
- a CDS encoding complex I NDUFA9 subunit family protein — MRVLVTGATGFVGKAVVRELQDRGHEVFAGSRSGAAGGGGAVGITLDVTDPGSVLRAVGQANPDAVIHLVGIITQQGTQTFERVHVEGTRNVLAALPRGARYVHMSALGAREDSTSRYSTSKARAEALVRASGAAFTIFQPSLIFGVGDDFFGRVLRELVSTAPIVPQIGNGQFPFRPVSVQDVSRAFVGALELPASVGQTYALTGPDEFTFRALLELELAALGKKKPIVAVPLALMNLAVPAMQILPKPPITADQYAMLKEGNTAPNEPARSTFGLPMLKLPDYLPDIVRQAVGKSSSGAEEGVKGSRV; from the coding sequence ATGAGGGTACTGGTGACAGGCGCGACAGGATTTGTAGGTAAAGCAGTGGTGCGGGAGTTGCAAGACCGGGGCCACGAGGTGTTCGCGGGCAGCCGCAGTGGAGCGGCGGGCGGCGGGGGCGCGGTGGGCATCACGCTGGACGTGACCGATCCCGGCAGCGTGTTGCGGGCCGTAGGGCAGGCCAACCCCGACGCTGTCATTCATCTGGTGGGCATCATCACGCAGCAGGGCACGCAGACGTTTGAACGGGTGCATGTGGAAGGCACGCGCAACGTGTTGGCCGCCCTGCCACGCGGCGCACGCTACGTCCATATGAGTGCCCTGGGCGCACGCGAAGACAGCACCAGCCGCTACAGCACCTCCAAAGCGCGGGCCGAGGCATTGGTCAGGGCCAGCGGCGCGGCGTTCACCATTTTTCAGCCCAGCCTGATTTTTGGCGTCGGAGACGACTTCTTTGGCCGTGTCTTGCGCGAACTCGTCAGCACCGCGCCCATCGTGCCGCAAATTGGCAACGGGCAATTCCCCTTCCGCCCGGTCAGTGTGCAGGACGTGTCGCGGGCCTTCGTGGGGGCGCTGGAACTACCCGCCAGCGTGGGCCAAACCTACGCCCTCACCGGCCCCGACGAATTCACCTTCCGTGCCCTACTGGAGCTGGAGCTTGCGGCGCTGGGCAAAAAGAAACCCATCGTGGCCGTGCCCTTGGCCCTGATGAATCTGGCCGTGCCTGCCATGCAGATTCTGCCCAAGCCGCCCATTACCGCCGACCAGTACGCCATGCTGAAAGAAGGCAACACCGCGCCCAACGAACCCGCCCGCAGCACGTTTGGCCTGCCCATGCTGAAGCTGCCCGACTACCTGCCCGACATCGTGCGGCAGGCGGTGGGCAAGTCGTCCAGTGGGGCGGAGGAAGGCGTCAAAGGGTCTAGGGTCTAG